In Sphingomonas sp. JUb134, the sequence GATGTGGATTGGGTGGTGCCGCACCAGGCGAACGCCCGCATCCTGGAAGCGACCGCGCGCAAGCTCGGCCTCGCACCGGAGAAGGTCGTCGTCACCGTCGACCAGCACGCCAATACCTCGGCGGCTTCCGTCCCGCTGGCGCTCGATACGGCGGTCCGCGATGGCCGCATCCGGCGCGGCGACCTGATCGTCCTCGAGGCGATGGGCGGCGGCTTCACCTGGGGCGCGGCGGTGGTTCGCTTCTGATCGGCTTGGCTGGCCGGACGCACGGCCGGCAGCCGGTGGTTTGACCAAGGGCAACCTTGTGGTACGCGGCTTGGCGCATTCACTGGGTAGGGGGTTTGCCATGACTGCGGGCGGGACGTTGACACGCGCGGACCTCGCAGAGGCACTGCACAAGGAAGTCGGGCTTTCACGCGCCGATTCAGCCAAGCTGGTGGAGGATATCCTCGGCCACATGTGCGAGGCTCTGCATAAGGGCGAGAACGTCAAGATCTCGGGCTTCGGCAGCTTCGTGCTGCGCGACAAGGGCGAGCGCGTGGGCCGCAATCCCAAGACCGGGGTAGAGGTGCCGATCGCGCCGCGCCGGGTGCTGACCTTCCGTGCCAGCCAGATGATGCGCGACCGCATCGTCGCTGCCAGCTGAGGATTTCATCCGTGTCCGAGAAATCGGCGACGGCCTTTCGCACGATCGGCGAGGTCGCGGCCGAGCTGGGCCTGCCGCAGCACCGGCTGCGCTACTGGGAAAGCCGCTTTTCCGAGCTGCGGCCGGTCACCCGCGCCGGGCAGCGCCGCTACTATCGCCCCGAGGACGTCACGCTGGTGCGGCGCATCCACCAGCTGCTGAGCGAAGAGGGCTATACGATCCGCGGGGTGCAGAACCTGCTGGCGGCCGAGCGCGGCAAGCCGATGGCGCAGGATCCGCTGCTTCGCATCCGGACGATGCTGGCAGACGCGCTCGCCGCGAACGCCCGCTGAGCGTCAGCCGACGTCGGGGCCAAGGCTGGGATCGACATCGCGGGGCCGGATGAAGCGCAGGAGCGTCGCGCCGCCGTCGCACGTCTCGCTCCAGTGCGCGCCCACCTCCAACACCGCCACGCTCGCGGTCGGGAATTTCTCTGCCACGTCCTGCCGCAGTGCACCGGTCTCAGCGAGCAGCAGGACCAGTTCCTCAAGACCGGGATTGTGGCCGACCAGCAGCACCTGATCGGCGGCGTCGGGAAGAGCCCGCACCACGTCGAGCAGTGTCGCCTCCGACGCCAGATAGAGCCGGCGGTCCCACTCGGGCGCCAGCGTCTCTCCAAGGCCGGACGCGAAATGGTCAAGCGTCTCCTGCACCCGCACCGCAGGAGAGGCGACGACCAAGTCGAAGGCCAGTCCCAGGCTGCGCAGGTGGCGGCCCATGGTCTCGGCCGCGCGGGCGCCCTTCGCATTGAGCGGGCGATCGAAGTCCCGCGCGACGGGATCGTCCCAGCCGGACTTGGCGTGGCGAAGCAGCGTCAGGGTCTTCATGGCAATTCCGTCGGGCGAGGCGTCAGGCGGTCGCCGCCTCATGCCCCAAGGGACGGGCGAGGGAAAGCCGCGATGCACGTTCGACCGCCTCGTCGAGCGTGGTGCGCAACACCGGTGTCCCTTCCGGGAAGGCGGTGAGCAGGCGCGACGGCATGGCGGCGGAGAGGAGCACGAACATGCCGCGGTCGTCGGCACGGCGGATCAGCCGGCCGAACGCCTGGGCCAGGCGTGCGCGCACGATCCGGTCGTCGTAGGCGCTGCCGCCGCCTGCCAGCCGGCGGGCAGCGTGGAGCACGGTCGGCTTGGGCCAGGGCACGCCCTCCATCGCGACCAGCCGCAGCGAGTCGCCGGGCACGTCGACGCCGTCCCGCAGCGCGTCGGTGCCGATCAGCGAGGCGCGGGAATCGTCGCGAAAAATGTCGACCAGCGTGCCCGTGTCGATCGGGTCGACATGCTGGGCGAGCAGCGGCAGGCCGTCGCGCGCCAGCCGGTCGGCGATGCGCGCATGCACGGCCCGCAGGCGGCGAATGGCGGTGAAGAGCCCAAGCGTACCGCCGCCCGCGGCGGCGATCAGCCGGGCATAGGCGTTGGCGAGCGCCGCCAGGTCGCCGCGCTTCACGTCGGTGACGATCACCACCTCCGCCTGGCCGGCATAGTCGAAGGGGCTTGCCGCTTCGAACCGGGCCGGTGCCCGCTCCAGATGGGGCGCGCCGGCGCGCGCTTCCGCCACCGACCAGTCGCCGCCGGCCTTCAGGGTGGCCGAGGTGACGAGCGCGCCATGGGCCGGCTTCAGCACGGTGTCGGCAAAGGGCCGGCTCGGATCGAGCCAATGGCGATGGAGCCCGACATCGTACTCGCGCCCCTCCACCCGATCGACGGCGAGCCAGTCGACGTAATCGGGATCGTTCGGGCCACCGATTCGCGCGATCAGCGCCAGCCAGGCGCCGACCGTCTCGGCACGCCAGCCGAGCGAGGCGATGGCGCCTTCGATGCGTGCCCGCGCCGGCGCGTCCATCCAGTCGGGCGCCTCTGCAAGCACCGACTCGAGTCGGCGGCCGAGCGCCAGCAGCGGACGCAGCAAAGCCTCCAGCGCGGCGCTCGCCGGACCGGCGGCATCGACAAGCCCGGGGTCTGGTTCGGCCAGTTCCGTCTCAAGCCCATAGCCCGCCTCGCCCGCATCGGGCGCGCGCGCATAGACGAGCCCCCGGACCGCAGCGAGCAGTGTCTCGACCGGCCCGAACGGCGCGCCTTCGTTGATGCGGCCGAGCCAGCCGTCGGAAGGCAGCGCCTGCGCGGCGTTGACCGCGGCTGCGATCGCTTCCGCCCCGCCGTCGTCGTAGCTGGCGACGTCGGACAGGCGCGCGGCGAGCCCCCGCCTGCGGCCCCGCGCCTTCGCCTCCGGCCCCAGCACCCAGCGGCGCAATTCGATCGCCTCCGCGCCGGTCAGCGCTGCCGAGAACATCGCGTCGGCCGCATCGAACAGGTGATGCCCCTCGTCGAAGACGTAGCGCGTGGGCCGAGTCGCCGATTCGCGGCCGCGGGCGGCGTTGACCATCACCAGTGCGTGGTTCGCGATCACCAGGTCGGCGTCCGCGGACGCACGCGCCGCGCGCTCGATGAAGCACTTCCGGTAATGCGGGCAGCCCGCGTAGATGCACTCGCCGCGGCGGTCGGTGAGCGCGGTCGAACCGTTGCGGCGGAACAGCGTCGGCAGCCAGCCGGGCAGATCGCCGCCGACCATGTCGCCGTCGGCGGTATAGGCGGCCCAGCGCGCGACCAGCTGCGCCAGGATCGCCGCGCGCCCCGCGAAACCGCCCTGCAACGCATCCTCCAGGTTCAGCAGGCAGACGTAATTCTCGCGCCCCTTACGGGTGACGATCCGCCGCTTGCGCTCCTCCTCGTCGGGGAACAGTCGCTCCCCTTCGCGTGCGAGCTGGCGCTGGAGCGCCTTGGTATAGGTCGATACCCAGACGGCGCCGCCGGCCCGTTCGGACCAGAGCGACGCGGGCGCCAGATAGCCCAGCGTCTTGCCGATGCCGGTGCCCGCCTCCGCCAGCACCAGATTGGGCGAGTCGCGCACGACGCGCGGGGCAAAGGCATCGGCGGCGGCGGCAGCATAGGTGCGCTGGCCGTGCCGGCGTTCGGCCCCGGCGCCGGTGAGGGCATCGAGCCGCGCGACCACGTCGGCGCCATCGACGGCGATGGTACGCGGGGCGGGGCGGGGTGCGCGCTCCTCCCACTCCGGAAGCTTGGAAAAGAGCCAGCGCTCGGCGCGCTCCGGCTTTGCCAGCCGCTGGGTGACGGCAGGTGCCCAGGTCCAGCGCAGCCGGAACAGCGACTGCGCGGCGTGCCAGGCCCCCTCGCGTTCCGGCCACTCGCCTTCCATGACCGCCAGGAGCGCGGCGGCGGCATCGCGGAGGAAGGGGGCGACGGCCGCATCACTCTCCGGCACCGGCAGGCCGGTCACGGCGGCGAGCCCCTTGGGCGTGGGGACCATGAAGCGCGCCGGGCGCAGGAAGGCGAAGAGCTCCAGAAGGTCGAGGCCCGACAATTCCGCATAGCCGAGCCGCTGCGCCACCAGCGGCGCGTTCAGCACCAGCGTCGGCGTGTCCGCGGCGAGCCGGATCGCCTCGCCCCGGCTGATCCCGCGCACTTCCCCATCGGGCGTGGCGACCCAGATGCCGCCGTGGCTTGCGTGCAGCGCGGGATAGGGGAGCATGGCTTCCTCTATAGCCGGCTTCCCGGTGAACGGAAGCGGAACGGCGTCACCACAGCACGCCCTTTTCCGGCTGCAGCGGCGGCGGTGCCGCATCGCCGATCGCCTGGAGCAGGTCGATCTCGATCGTGCGGCACATGGCCGTCATGGGCACGTCGTGGATGGTGTCGGCAAAGGGATCGACCAGGTCGTCGCCGATGTGCAGCACCGTCAGGAACATGAGGCCAGCCAGGCTGGAGCCGATCGGGGTCGCCCAGCCCAGCGATTCGACCAGGCCGATCGGCAGCAGGATACAGAACAGCCGCGCGAACAGCGTCGGGAGGAAGCGGTACTGGTTGGGCAGTGGCGTGTTCTTGATCCGCTCCATGCCGCCCTGGGCATTGGCGATGTCGACCAGGATGCTTTCGAGCTGGGTCTGCTGGATGGTGTCGATCCAGCCCTCGCGCATCGCCCGTGCGATGCGGCGGCCGGTGCCGTCGAGCAGGCCATTGGCCACGTTGGTGCGGCTGAGCGGATCGGCGGCCTCGGTCGGCGACAGGAAGCGCAGCACCTCCGGCGCAGGATCCTGGCGCCGGAGCTGGCAACGCAGGCCGTGCACATAGGCGATGTGCCGCAGCACGATGCTGCGCTTCAGCTCCCGCGCGGGCCCGATGTCGTCGATCGGCAGGAACGCCATGGAACCGCGCGCAAGGCTGCGCGAAGCGTTGATCATCGCGCCCCACAGCACCCGGCCTTCCCACCAGCGCTGGTAGGCGGAATTGACGCGAAAGCCGAGGAACAGCGCCAGGGCGGTGCCGAACAGGGTGAGCGGCAGTGCCGGCGCGCGGAACGGCGAGATGAAATAGAAGACGGTCACCGCCACGTCCCACAGGAACAGGATGAAAAGCGGCTGCCACACGTCCAGGAGGATGTTGCGGAATCGAGGAGTTGCACTGACGATCACGAGACTTCGGTACCTTGGTGAAAGCGTGAACGGAGGAGACGCCTG encodes:
- a CDS encoding MerR family transcriptional regulator translates to MSSVSEKSATAFRTIGEVAAELGLPQHRLRYWESRFSELRPVTRAGQRRYYRPEDVTLVRRIHQLLSEEGYTIRGVQNLLAAERGKPMAQDPLLRIRTMLADALAANAR
- a CDS encoding integration host factor subunit alpha — its product is MTAGGTLTRADLAEALHKEVGLSRADSAKLVEDILGHMCEALHKGENVKISGFGSFVLRDKGERVGRNPKTGVEVPIAPRRVLTFRASQMMRDRIVAAS
- a CDS encoding bestrophin family ion channel; the encoded protein is MIVSATPRFRNILLDVWQPLFILFLWDVAVTVFYFISPFRAPALPLTLFGTALALFLGFRVNSAYQRWWEGRVLWGAMINASRSLARGSMAFLPIDDIGPARELKRSIVLRHIAYVHGLRCQLRRQDPAPEVLRFLSPTEAADPLSRTNVANGLLDGTGRRIARAMREGWIDTIQQTQLESILVDIANAQGGMERIKNTPLPNQYRFLPTLFARLFCILLPIGLVESLGWATPIGSSLAGLMFLTVLHIGDDLVDPFADTIHDVPMTAMCRTIEIDLLQAIGDAAPPPLQPEKGVLW
- a CDS encoding SixA phosphatase family protein translates to MKTLTLLRHAKSGWDDPVARDFDRPLNAKGARAAETMGRHLRSLGLAFDLVVASPAVRVQETLDHFASGLGETLAPEWDRRLYLASEATLLDVVRALPDAADQVLLVGHNPGLEELVLLLAETGALRQDVAEKFPTASVAVLEVGAHWSETCDGGATLLRFIRPRDVDPSLGPDVG
- a CDS encoding ATP-dependent DNA helicase; translation: MLPYPALHASHGGIWVATPDGEVRGISRGEAIRLAADTPTLVLNAPLVAQRLGYAELSGLDLLELFAFLRPARFMVPTPKGLAAVTGLPVPESDAAVAPFLRDAAAALLAVMEGEWPEREGAWHAAQSLFRLRWTWAPAVTQRLAKPERAERWLFSKLPEWEERAPRPAPRTIAVDGADVVARLDALTGAGAERRHGQRTYAAAAADAFAPRVVRDSPNLVLAEAGTGIGKTLGYLAPASLWSERAGGAVWVSTYTKALQRQLAREGERLFPDEEERKRRIVTRKGRENYVCLLNLEDALQGGFAGRAAILAQLVARWAAYTADGDMVGGDLPGWLPTLFRRNGSTALTDRRGECIYAGCPHYRKCFIERAARASADADLVIANHALVMVNAARGRESATRPTRYVFDEGHHLFDAADAMFSAALTGAEAIELRRWVLGPEAKARGRRRGLAARLSDVASYDDGGAEAIAAAVNAAQALPSDGWLGRINEGAPFGPVETLLAAVRGLVYARAPDAGEAGYGLETELAEPDPGLVDAAGPASAALEALLRPLLALGRRLESVLAEAPDWMDAPARARIEGAIASLGWRAETVGAWLALIARIGGPNDPDYVDWLAVDRVEGREYDVGLHRHWLDPSRPFADTVLKPAHGALVTSATLKAGGDWSVAEARAGAPHLERAPARFEAASPFDYAGQAEVVIVTDVKRGDLAALANAYARLIAAAGGGTLGLFTAIRRLRAVHARIADRLARDGLPLLAQHVDPIDTGTLVDIFRDDSRASLIGTDALRDGVDVPGDSLRLVAMEGVPWPKPTVLHAARRLAGGGSAYDDRIVRARLAQAFGRLIRRADDRGMFVLLSAAMPSRLLTAFPEGTPVLRTTLDEAVERASRLSLARPLGHEAATA